The Acetonema longum DSM 6540 DNA segment GTCTTAGGATTATACGGAGTCATGATATCTTTTCTGACTATCCTGGTTTTTATGTGCTCCATGCGTCCCTTCGGCGAATCCTATCTGGGAGGATTATTCGATATTTCCAGCATGGCAGACTGGAAAGACTTGCTGATTCGCGCTCCGGCGCCGCTCCGGACTTCCCGGGCCAGACGATTCGGTCCTCAGGATCCGGTCAGGGCAGGTGATCCGGGCGATGAATAAGAGCAATCTTCAGGTAAAAGATTCTATGTCAGTGCATCAATTTGCCCTGGTAATTTTCGAAATCATTCTGGGAGTGAACATCATCACACTGGCCAGGGACCTGGCCCAGGCCGCCGGCCAATGGGCCTGGCTCAGCGCACTGGCCGGCGGCGCCCTGTCTTTCGCCGCAGCGTATATGTTGCTGCGGTTGGGGAATCTGTTTCCTGGCGTAGAATTATACGAATATATGCCGCGCATTTGGGGAAAAACGGTTGGCAGACTTCTCAACTGGTTTTGGGTCTGCATGTTTGCTATAAAATTGAGCTTGATACTGCGTGTTTTCGCCAATGTCATTTCATTTACCATGTTTGATATGACCCCCCAGCCAGTCATCATAGCCAGCATGCTGGCTGTCTGCACCTATGGCGCTGTTCAATCCTGGGGGGTCATTCTGCGGATCACTCAGATTACAGTGATTGGCATTACCCCTTTTATGCTGACAGTCTGGTTTTCCTGCATGCTTAACTTTGAGTTGGATCGCATTTTGCCTTTGCAGCCGGAGAGTTGGGGGGCTGTAGCCCGTGGTGCTCTGGTGTCCCTGGATGCCTACTCTGGCTATGAACTTCTTCCGCTCCTGCTGCCAATGGTCAGGCAAGGCAAGGTGAAAGCCGAAACTGCTCTGGCAGTGACTTTTGCCGCTCTTACCGCTGTGTACGTCGCTTCCATGCTGATGACCATCGGCGTTTTAGCGGCGGAAACCACCCAATACCTGCAGTTTCCCGCTATTACTACTGTAAAGACAGTACGGCTTCCCGGATTGTTCCTGGAACGCCTGGAAACTTATCTGGTATTTTTCTGGATTCCCACGGTTTTTGGCACGGTGCTTCTAGTCTTATACGGCGCCGGAAAACTGGCCGGCAGGACCTTGTCCCATCAAAATCATCAGGCTTTTGTCTTATTTCTGATACCGCTCATCTTCGTAGGAACCACTCTTTTGGACGACCCGGATGTGTTTCGGACTTTCAATGCAATGTCCAACAGATTGGGCCAAGCTTATTCTTTCCTGATAGTGCCCCTTACCTTATTGTTGGCATCACTGCAAAGGAGGTGGTCAGCCGATGAAAAAAGCAGCACCCGGACCTAAAAGACCGGCCCGTAATTGTCCCTGGCAGACCAAAGCACTGGCCGCCCTGGCCGCCCTGGTTGTATTGCTATCTCTGATTAGCGGCGGCTGCTGGGACCTGCGGGAACTTCAAGACCGGCACTTTGTCCTGGCCATGGCCGTCGATCTGGCGGACGAAACGGGTCAGAGCGGCCATGAAAAGGGAATCAACCCGCTGGAAACCTACACCCAAACAGCAGGCGAAAGAAAATATCGTCTCAGCCTGCAGATCCTGAAATTCACCTCTTCCTCTGGAGGCCCCCAGAGAGGGGAAGAGTCCAAGACTTTCATAATATCCGATACCGGCGCTTCCATGTTTGATATGATTCGCGACATGTTGGGGCAAAGCAGCAAAGCCATCTACTTTGAACATATGCAAACAGTAATCTTCAGTGAGGCGGTGGTGCGTCAGGCTGGAATCAGACCTGTGTTTGATCTCCTGCTCCGGGACCCGGAAATGCGCTGGCGGATCAAAGTGTTTATCACTCCTGGCCAGGCCCGCTCTTTGCTGGAATTTACTCCTCCTACCGACGAAGCAGGGGGTATCTTTCTGGCCAATATCATGGAAAATCACTCTCGAACCTTTCATATCGCCGGCGCCGCCACTGACCTGGGCAATATCAGCCAGGCCCTGGACGCCGGGAACGTGGCCCTCATCCCCCGCATCGATCTGGCCGGCAAAGTGGTAAAGGTAGGTGGGCTAGCCCTCTTAAAAGCCGGCAAGTTCATCGGCTACCTGGATGAATATATGACCCGGGGCGTTAAATATGTACGGGGCACCAGCAAATCCGGACCTATTACCATTGATTGCCCGGAACACCCGGGCAATGTCTGGTCATTCGAGATGTCCGACCACCGGACTAAATTGGAACCCCATATGGTAAACGGTCAGATTTACTTTACCCTTAACATCACCATGCGGGGAACCTTGGCCGAATCCCTGCGTCTGGATGACCAAGACAAAAAATCGGGCAATCAGATGCAGTTGCCGAAAGTCGAGCAAACCGTGGCCAAGCAGATCGTAAAAAATATTCAGGATAGCCAAAAACTTCTACAGGATATGAACGCCGACGCTTTCAACTTGAAAACCAAGCTGAAAGCTCATAACCCCAAAGCCTGGGCCGCGGTCAAAGACCGCTGGGACGAGGTGTTCCCGACCATCCCTATCTATGTCTCGGCGGAGGTGATTATACGAGGCATAGGTGAGCACGAATAGAATTAAGACAAAATAAAGGATGCCACCCATAAGACCAGCGCTGACACCACGTAACCCATGGCGGTTTTGGCGGCAAAGGCAGCGTCGCGTTGGGTCAGGGGGATTTTCCGGTAGATGACGGCCGTGCGCCAGGATGCTAGGGCCACGGTAAAGAAGACCAGCATCAGCCACAGATCAATATAGTTCACCAGTAAATAGATCAATTTAGCGGGGATACGGCTGAGATGGAATTTCTGAATCAGATTGGAAATGAAATGGAGAATAGAATCGAAACTCATACAAACCTCCGACTTTTTAACCGCCTGCCGCTCAGGACAGGCAACTTATGAAAAGCAGCCGGGTATCATTCCGGCTGCTTTTTGGGGGGGAGATGATTTTTTTAAAGGTCTTATTTCCAGCGTTTTTCGATCTTTACATCTTTAAAGTAATATTGAGCGATTTCTTCCGGCTTTTTGCCATCAACGGCCATCTTGTTGGCGCCCCATTGGGACATGCCCACACCGTGACCATAGCCTTTTCCGCTAAAAAAGACCTTATTTCCGGAAACCTCCACTTTATCCAACAGCATAGACTTTAGCTTCATGCTGTCCAAGGCTACTCTCAGATTAGGACCGGATACGGTTTCCTGCCCGTTAACCTTCAATGTCGTCACCCGGCCGGATGGTCCTTTTTCGCCAATGGCCAGGCTATCCAGGCGGTTGACTGATTTTCCGATTTTTGCGAGAGCCGCCAGAACTTCCTGTTTAGTGAAAACTGCGGTCCAATGTTTCACATCCGCCGGAGCCAGATCATCCGGCGACTGTACCGAACGGATATAGGGAGGTTCGGCCTCCTGATAGTTCAGGCCCTCTTTGGCGGTGGCAGTAATACCGCCGGCGCTGGCATGAAACCAGGCGTTAATCGGTTTGCCCTGATAGGTCAGAATCATGCCCCGGGTCATTTCCACCGCTTTTTTGATATTGTCGTTTATAGCTTGAGCGCTGTAAGCCTGAAATTCCTTGATATCAGTAGAGGCTTGCGTACCCCGTTCCGGAACGCCGCCTTTGGTTTCAATCTCATGCAAGGTAAAAGAACGGGCAATAATCGCTTGGGCTGCCAGGGCGTTTACCGGCCATTCCGGTTTCATTTCCCCGGCCACCACCCCGGTCAGGTATTCTTCCAGCTTCATTTTTCTCTTTTCGCCGGTCTCATGCATATAGACCGTAATTTCCGGCTCGGACTGGGTGGCCGCAGACTGTTGCTGCTGGGACCCAGGCTTGGGAGTCTGTCCCGGCGTCGGTTTTTGCTGTGGACTCTTGCCACCAAACCAGTTGCAGCCGCCGCTGACGATTAACAGGGCAAATATCGCAAACCAGAGATACCTGAGAATCTTTGCTGTCTTCATGTTTTCTACCGCCTTTCAGCATTTTATCAGTCTGATGTCACAAAACCTCTCAGTAGTATCTTTTGAACTCCGGCTATTTTTATGTATGGAAAGCATAAAAAAAGACAACAACCTAAGAATTCAGAATGGTTGTTGTCTTCTGAGCGCACCTGGGCCAATATTTCAGGCAATATGATAGCA contains these protein-coding regions:
- a CDS encoding SpoIID/LytB domain-containing protein, encoding MKTAKILRYLWFAIFALLIVSGGCNWFGGKSPQQKPTPGQTPKPGSQQQQSAATQSEPEITVYMHETGEKRKMKLEEYLTGVVAGEMKPEWPVNALAAQAIIARSFTLHEIETKGGVPERGTQASTDIKEFQAYSAQAINDNIKKAVEMTRGMILTYQGKPINAWFHASAGGITATAKEGLNYQEAEPPYIRSVQSPDDLAPADVKHWTAVFTKQEVLAALAKIGKSVNRLDSLAIGEKGPSGRVTTLKVNGQETVSGPNLRVALDSMKLKSMLLDKVEVSGNKVFFSGKGYGHGVGMSQWGANKMAVDGKKPEEIAQYYFKDVKIEKRWK
- a CDS encoding GerAB/ArcD/ProY family transporter, whose translation is MNKSNLQVKDSMSVHQFALVIFEIILGVNIITLARDLAQAAGQWAWLSALAGGALSFAAAYMLLRLGNLFPGVELYEYMPRIWGKTVGRLLNWFWVCMFAIKLSLILRVFANVISFTMFDMTPQPVIIASMLAVCTYGAVQSWGVILRITQITVIGITPFMLTVWFSCMLNFELDRILPLQPESWGAVARGALVSLDAYSGYELLPLLLPMVRQGKVKAETALAVTFAALTAVYVASMLMTIGVLAAETTQYLQFPAITTVKTVRLPGLFLERLETYLVFFWIPTVFGTVLLVLYGAGKLAGRTLSHQNHQAFVLFLIPLIFVGTTLLDDPDVFRTFNAMSNRLGQAYSFLIVPLTLLLASLQRRWSADEKSSTRT
- a CDS encoding Ger(x)C family spore germination protein, whose protein sequence is MKKAAPGPKRPARNCPWQTKALAALAALVVLLSLISGGCWDLRELQDRHFVLAMAVDLADETGQSGHEKGINPLETYTQTAGERKYRLSLQILKFTSSSGGPQRGEESKTFIISDTGASMFDMIRDMLGQSSKAIYFEHMQTVIFSEAVVRQAGIRPVFDLLLRDPEMRWRIKVFITPGQARSLLEFTPPTDEAGGIFLANIMENHSRTFHIAGAATDLGNISQALDAGNVALIPRIDLAGKVVKVGGLALLKAGKFIGYLDEYMTRGVKYVRGTSKSGPITIDCPEHPGNVWSFEMSDHRTKLEPHMVNGQIYFTLNITMRGTLAESLRLDDQDKKSGNQMQLPKVEQTVAKQIVKNIQDSQKLLQDMNADAFNLKTKLKAHNPKAWAAVKDRWDEVFPTIPIYVSAEVIIRGIGEHE